In the bacterium genome, one interval contains:
- the gmk gene encoding guanylate kinase, translating into MSSTHKKAPLIVVSGASGSGKTTLCRMIADKLGYYYGVSHTTRPMRVGEVHGRDYYFLSQDDFKAMVEKGDFLEWALVYGNMYGTSRVIVDEHRKKGMGVILDVDTVGARNIKKASPDAVLIFISVPSLDVLKSRLESRGTESPEMLAKRMGQALNEENCKTSYDFVIVNDNLESSYKALEKLVKNAEN; encoded by the coding sequence ATGTCTTCTACCCACAAAAAAGCTCCTCTTATTGTGGTGTCCGGTGCTTCCGGCTCGGGTAAAACTACGCTCTGCCGCATGATTGCCGACAAATTGGGTTATTATTACGGGGTTTCTCATACCACACGCCCTATGCGTGTGGGCGAGGTTCATGGCCGTGATTACTATTTTTTATCCCAAGATGATTTTAAAGCCATGGTGGAAAAGGGCGACTTTTTAGAGTGGGCCCTGGTGTATGGCAATATGTATGGTACTTCACGTGTGATTGTGGACGAACATCGCAAGAAGGGCATGGGGGTTATTTTAGATGTAGATACGGTAGGGGCTCGTAACATTAAAAAAGCCTCGCCGGATGCGGTTCTCATTTTTATTAGTGTGCCCAGTTTAGATGTTTTAAAAAGTCGATTAGAATCTCGAGGTACCGAATCGCCCGAAATGCTGGCTAAACGGATGGGGCAGGCTTTAAACGAAGAAAACTGCAAAACCAGCTACGATTTTGTGATTGTTAACGACAACCTAGAATCTTCCTATAAGGCACTTGAAAAATTAGTGAAAAACGCCGAAAACTAA
- a CDS encoding YicC family protein, whose product MTGIGRASGKMGGATLHIEVKSVNHKFCEVYTRLPSRLQMFDFDISQLVKEKLTRGKIDVWMGEEKSGFDQNVSLESLKKYHAFLKKLKKELSLKGDIEIGHVLSGASSLSPREPASKDDWKVLGKLLEKAINDLMSMRKKEGLNLKKFLLSRLKSLEGFHRQIADRRDEVFVVQRDKLKKKIERILEGVTMDEAKLANEAAYYAEKSDISEELERLASHFTHMRDILDSAKPCGRPLDFLIQEMNREFNTIASKSQDASIAHVVVLAKSELEKIREQVQNIE is encoded by the coding sequence ATGACAGGCATTGGCCGTGCAAGTGGTAAAATGGGAGGCGCCACGCTCCATATTGAAGTAAAATCGGTTAATCATAAATTTTGCGAAGTTTATACGCGTTTACCCTCTCGTTTGCAGATGTTTGATTTTGATATTAGCCAACTGGTTAAGGAAAAACTGACTCGTGGTAAAATTGATGTGTGGATGGGAGAGGAAAAAAGCGGATTTGATCAAAATGTAAGTTTAGAATCTCTTAAAAAATATCATGCGTTTTTAAAAAAACTAAAAAAGGAACTTAGCTTAAAGGGTGATATTGAAATTGGTCATGTGTTAAGTGGTGCTTCGTCGCTCAGTCCCCGTGAGCCTGCTTCTAAAGATGATTGGAAAGTTTTAGGCAAGTTACTGGAAAAGGCCATTAACGATTTGATGAGCATGCGTAAAAAAGAGGGGCTTAATCTTAAAAAGTTTTTGTTAAGCCGTCTTAAAAGTTTGGAAGGGTTTCATCGTCAAATTGCCGATCGCAGAGATGAAGTATTTGTGGTGCAACGCGATAAATTAAAAAAGAAAATTGAGCGTATTTTGGAAGGCGTTACCATGGATGAAGCAAAACTTGCCAACGAAGCCGCCTATTATGCCGAAAAAAGTGATATTTCTGAAGAGTTGGAACGCTTGGCCAGCCATTTTACGCATATGCGCGATATATTGGATTCTGCAAAGCCCTGTGGCCGTCCACTTGATTTTCTCATTCAGGAAATGAATCGTGAGTTTAACACTATTGCGTCTAAATCGCAGGATGCAAGTATTGCCCATGTGGTTGTTTTGGCCAAAAGTGAGCTGGAAAAAATCCGCGAACAGGTGCAAAATATAGAATAA
- a CDS encoding FHA domain-containing protein, giving the protein MTDIEPSILELICCPQCRGDLHYTKENVFVCVKCLVCYPYDGKTLRLTQAQALPLDKSGKILEKRSLGVLQVQPSSGGPFQARLTLGSCMVVGRKLDDPHETLVFDAHFNMVLDDNTKKIVSNYMAKATKAKPEKKAFDSPGKLGAYERLSDLVLTDPLVSRLHAMLFYDEKGVGVLDLVSQNGTFINNQEVEMGLMKVGDVMTVGKTTITLAFTA; this is encoded by the coding sequence ATGACAGATATTGAGCCTTCCATTTTGGAACTCATTTGTTGCCCCCAGTGTCGGGGTGATCTTCACTATACTAAAGAAAATGTTTTTGTATGTGTTAAATGCCTCGTGTGTTACCCATACGATGGTAAAACGCTGCGTTTAACACAAGCGCAAGCGCTTCCGCTCGATAAATCGGGAAAAATTTTAGAAAAAAGAAGTCTGGGTGTTCTTCAGGTGCAGCCTTCCTCGGGTGGTCCTTTTCAAGCGCGGCTTACTTTAGGTTCGTGCATGGTGGTTGGGCGTAAACTTGATGACCCGCATGAAACTTTGGTGTTTGATGCACACTTCAATATGGTGTTAGATGACAACACCAAAAAAATAGTTTCTAACTACATGGCTAAAGCAACAAAGGCCAAACCCGAAAAAAAAGCTTTTGATTCGCCTGGAAAGTTGGGGGCGTACGAACGACTCTCCGATTTGGTACTTACCGATCCCCTCGTATCGCGCCTTCATGCTATGCTTTTTTATGACGAGAAAGGGGTGGGGGTTTTAGATTTAGTAAGCCAAAACGGGACGTTTATTAATAATCAGGAAGTGGAAATGGGTTTAATGAAAGTAGGGGATGTGATGACGGTGGGTAAAACAACTATCACGCTGGCCTTTACGGCATAA
- a CDS encoding OmpH family outer membrane protein has product MNKIILAGFVAFSLFSFTAHAEGKVAVVKLQAALNMVNEGKRAMASIKSEIDAKQKELDGLKTTIKTMRDALEKEQMVLSKDALESKTQEIQTKMMELQQKAMDYDTALKKKESDNVAAILGKLKLAVADLAKKGGYDMVYENSADVILYTTNAVDITQELVDAYNKSNK; this is encoded by the coding sequence TTGAATAAGATAATTTTGGCAGGGTTTGTAGCTTTTTCACTTTTTTCCTTTACAGCCCATGCTGAGGGGAAAGTGGCTGTAGTTAAATTGCAGGCGGCCTTAAACATGGTTAACGAAGGCAAGCGAGCCATGGCTTCTATTAAGTCGGAAATTGACGCCAAACAAAAAGAGTTAGACGGTCTTAAAACCACCATTAAAACTATGAGAGATGCTCTTGAAAAGGAACAGATGGTTCTTTCTAAAGATGCTCTTGAATCCAAAACTCAGGAAATTCAAACCAAGATGATGGAGTTGCAGCAAAAAGCCATGGATTACGATACAGCTTTAAAGAAAAAAGAATCCGATAATGTGGCTGCTATTTTGGGTAAACTTAAGTTAGCCGTTGCCGATCTTGCCAAAAAAGGCGGATACGATATGGTTTATGAAAATTCTGCCGATGTGATTTTGTATACCACCAACGCTGTGGATATTACCCAGGAATTGGTGGATGCTTACAATAAATCTAATAAGTAA
- the bamA gene encoding outer membrane protein assembly factor BamA — MGKLRKYINKVSFFILFFFSFGVLAAEKIVNIDFKGLANTEESYVRSRITSTEGSFYSPRTVQEDIKALYKTGMFSDVSAERESIAGGVRLVFNLLETGSIAAVKFLGNNKIKDKALKNAISIRSDSPIDEARIAESEDAIRKLYEDKGLTLAEISHRFEPFDTEKNEQVLIFDISENNKVKVRRISFVGNKVFSDKKLAKQMLTKVKGTFSFLSGSGKLKDEKIEHDIELLQNFYLNNGYIKAKVGDPQITFTRDKKAIYINFPVHEGEQYKVGNVEVAGDIITTPEELKSKVTVKKGEVYNSSKAQTDSQTLSNFYGDQAYAFANIYPALNPDDSTLTADVMYNIQKGPKVYVERIDIKGNTITRDKVIRRELLVKENAPLIRKDLEMSQRRLYQLGYFEDIKVDVPRGSRDDTVILELTLKEKPTGSFNIGAGFSSLESFVFTGSVQKDNFFGYGIKGSVAANISKLRQEFTLSMSDRYFLDTRWLFSASLYRFSSALNQDFDQRATGGSVTFGRELFPFLDVNVGYEIEDVSITNFSAEVPKFFQRNASGLTSSLLASIAYDTRDNRLMTSKGMYHAVSGQYAADTIGSENEFYKVSAESRFFFKLPLKAVFKTRGQFSYINSINDSPVPLFERFFMGGINSLRGYDLSSVGPELRVPSSATGSDGRFVYGGNRMLLFNSELELPIYDPAGVRTVIFFDSGQAYAENESIDLMRLRSNYGVGLRWNSPFGPLRFEWGFPINKRKGDAFTVFNFSIGQAF; from the coding sequence ATGGGAAAATTGCGCAAATATATCAATAAGGTAAGTTTTTTTATTCTCTTCTTTTTTTCTTTTGGTGTGCTTGCCGCCGAAAAAATCGTGAACATCGATTTTAAGGGGCTGGCCAACACCGAAGAAAGCTATGTAAGAAGCCGCATCACGTCTACCGAGGGATCTTTTTATTCCCCCCGCACTGTTCAGGAAGATATTAAAGCTTTGTATAAAACTGGAATGTTTAGCGATGTATCGGCCGAACGTGAAAGTATTGCTGGTGGGGTGCGTTTAGTTTTTAATTTGCTGGAAACCGGCAGTATTGCGGCAGTTAAATTTTTAGGGAATAATAAAATAAAAGATAAAGCCCTAAAAAATGCTATTTCTATTCGTTCCGATTCTCCTATTGATGAAGCCCGCATTGCCGAATCGGAAGATGCTATTCGTAAATTATATGAAGATAAAGGGTTAACCTTAGCCGAAATTAGCCACCGCTTTGAACCTTTTGACACCGAAAAAAACGAACAGGTTTTAATTTTTGATATTAGCGAAAACAATAAAGTAAAAGTGCGTCGCATTTCGTTTGTTGGCAATAAGGTGTTTTCCGACAAAAAACTTGCCAAACAAATGTTAACAAAAGTGAAGGGGACTTTTTCGTTTTTATCGGGCTCTGGCAAGTTAAAGGATGAAAAAATTGAACACGATATTGAGCTGCTGCAAAATTTTTATTTGAATAACGGGTATATCAAGGCCAAGGTTGGAGACCCTCAAATTACTTTTACACGTGATAAAAAAGCTATCTACATTAACTTTCCTGTTCATGAAGGTGAACAATATAAGGTGGGCAATGTAGAAGTGGCTGGTGATATTATTACCACGCCTGAAGAATTAAAATCTAAGGTTACGGTTAAAAAAGGCGAAGTTTACAATAGCTCAAAAGCCCAAACCGATAGCCAGACCCTTTCCAATTTTTATGGCGATCAGGCCTATGCCTTTGCCAATATTTATCCTGCCTTAAATCCTGATGATTCCACTTTAACGGCCGACGTTATGTACAATATTCAAAAGGGCCCTAAAGTATATGTGGAGCGTATCGATATTAAAGGGAACACAATCACGCGTGATAAAGTTATTCGTCGTGAACTTTTGGTAAAAGAAAACGCTCCGCTTATTCGTAAAGATTTGGAAATGTCGCAGCGTCGTTTGTATCAGTTGGGGTATTTTGAAGATATTAAAGTTGATGTCCCGCGTGGTAGTCGTGACGATACAGTTATTTTGGAACTTACACTAAAAGAAAAACCTACCGGTTCTTTCAATATTGGAGCAGGATTCTCGTCCCTTGAAAGTTTTGTGTTTACCGGTTCTGTTCAAAAAGACAATTTTTTTGGTTACGGTATTAAAGGATCGGTTGCGGCTAACATTTCCAAGTTACGCCAAGAGTTTACGCTTTCTATGTCGGATCGTTACTTTTTAGATACACGTTGGTTGTTTTCGGCATCCCTCTATCGTTTCTCATCGGCTTTAAATCAAGATTTTGACCAACGGGCTACAGGCGGTTCTGTTACTTTTGGTCGCGAGCTTTTCCCATTTTTAGATGTGAATGTGGGTTACGAAATTGAAGATGTCTCTATCACTAATTTTTCGGCCGAGGTGCCCAAGTTTTTTCAGCGTAATGCTTCGGGATTAACATCAAGTTTGTTAGCCAGCATTGCCTACGACACGCGTGATAACAGGTTGATGACTTCAAAAGGTATGTATCATGCCGTAAGCGGCCAATATGCGGCTGATACTATTGGCAGTGAAAACGAATTTTATAAAGTGTCGGCTGAATCCCGTTTCTTTTTTAAATTGCCTCTTAAGGCTGTATTTAAAACAAGAGGGCAGTTTTCGTATATTAATTCTATCAACGATTCACCCGTGCCTCTTTTTGAACGTTTTTTTATGGGTGGTATTAATTCGCTACGCGGATACGATTTGTCGTCTGTAGGTCCAGAGTTACGGGTGCCTTCATCGGCAACAGGCAGTGATGGACGCTTTGTGTATGGTGGTAACCGTATGCTTCTTTTCAACAGCGAACTGGAACTTCCCATTTATGATCCTGCCGGTGTGCGTACTGTAATCTTTTTTGATTCTGGGCAGGCCTATGCCGAAAATGAGTCTATCGATCTCATGCGCTTGCGTAGTAACTATGGTGTGGGGTTACGCTGGAATTCGCCCTTTGGGCCTCTTCGTTTTGAATGGGGATTTCCCATCAATAAGCGAAAAGGGGATGCCTTTACCGTTTTCAATTTTTCCATTGGCCAAGCTTTTTAA
- a CDS encoding ABC transporter ATP-binding protein yields the protein MSLFKVNNLTKRYTTDNIPFEALRDVSVTLEAEKTYAILGPSGAGKSTLLHILGTLDTPTSGEVYFENMQLSALSEEELSVFRNKTIGFVFQFHHLLPDFSVLENVALPLLIGGVKKTQAQDRAKNFLEKVGLSGKYARRPSELSGGEKQRVAIARALVNSPRVVLADEPTGNLDSDMGQKVFDLLLGLNEELKTTLVVVTHNEELALRLDTKIRIVDGKIAQIYQ from the coding sequence ATGAGTCTTTTTAAAGTTAATAATCTTACCAAACGATACACTACCGATAATATTCCCTTTGAAGCTTTGCGTGATGTGAGTGTGACGCTTGAAGCTGAAAAAACCTATGCCATTTTAGGACCGTCGGGAGCAGGTAAGTCAACTTTGTTGCATATTTTGGGAACGCTCGACACCCCAACTAGCGGTGAAGTTTACTTTGAAAACATGCAGTTAAGTGCTTTATCTGAAGAAGAACTTTCTGTCTTTCGTAACAAAACAATTGGCTTTGTTTTTCAGTTTCATCATCTGTTGCCCGATTTTTCGGTTTTGGAAAATGTAGCTCTCCCGCTTTTAATAGGGGGTGTAAAAAAGACGCAGGCTCAAGACCGTGCCAAAAACTTTCTTGAAAAAGTAGGCCTTTCGGGTAAATACGCCAGACGTCCTTCCGAATTATCTGGTGGAGAAAAACAACGTGTGGCCATTGCCCGGGCTTTAGTTAATTCTCCTCGTGTGGTTTTGGCCGATGAACCTACCGGAAACCTGGATAGTGATATGGGACAAAAAGTTTTTGATTTACTTTTGGGCCTTAATGAGGAATTAAAGACTACTCTTGTAGTGGTAACGCATAACGAGGAACTGGCCTTAAGGTTAGATACTAAAATCCGGATTGTGGATGGGAAAATTGCGCAAATATATCAATAA
- a CDS encoding FtsX-like permease family protein, producing MKNVFAKRVLLSAGEGSVSRTISWVALLGIAFGVATALVTLSVIGGFQKIYEQSILGFNAHLVLLHDGSDDARTVLPLLDQLKVSNDDIAYWKRHKDFWSIMDMLGIDTNERMRKLAGAGVTGITPFIFREGLGVFNDGLGTVILKAVDPRAIHDLYPLRYHYFGNSTLDLPPQKGFIPVLLGKKMLERLSPDFGQANTSFKMIIPNAAVQNPSLKQLSQTVTVVGTFESGLYEFDSQFVLTGIDDLQVLFNEKIPYSGFELILDDPSKAPMMARTLQDMLPYSFQAIAWDELNEALFKAMQLEKRLFFVMMGIILLIASFNIIGVLVILSIKVFPQLSLLRALGACKKDVGRILARVGLFIGLGGFVVGAFIALILLEGLKYFHFIKLDPKIYFVETLPVTYSPVLWAAVFALCMVIVLGVSTLVATILNKKGSLVEGMRFV from the coding sequence ATGAAAAATGTTTTTGCCAAACGCGTTTTATTATCGGCCGGAGAGGGCAGTGTTTCGCGTACCATCAGCTGGGTGGCGTTATTGGGTATTGCCTTTGGCGTGGCCACAGCTCTTGTTACGCTTTCGGTAATTGGCGGGTTTCAAAAAATTTATGAGCAATCCATTTTGGGTTTTAATGCACATTTGGTTTTGCTGCACGATGGATCGGACGATGCGCGTACAGTTTTGCCTTTACTCGATCAGTTGAAGGTATCTAACGACGATATTGCGTATTGGAAACGGCATAAAGATTTTTGGAGTATTATGGATATGCTGGGAATAGATACCAATGAACGGATGCGCAAACTGGCTGGTGCGGGTGTTACGGGCATTACACCTTTTATTTTTAGGGAAGGTCTGGGAGTTTTTAACGATGGTTTGGGTACGGTTATTTTAAAAGCGGTTGACCCGAGGGCTATTCATGACCTTTACCCATTGCGTTATCATTATTTTGGGAATTCAACTTTGGATTTACCACCGCAAAAAGGGTTTATCCCGGTACTTTTGGGAAAAAAAATGTTAGAGCGACTTTCTCCCGATTTTGGTCAAGCAAACACTTCTTTTAAAATGATTATTCCCAATGCTGCGGTTCAAAACCCATCGCTTAAACAATTATCGCAAACGGTTACGGTAGTGGGCACATTTGAATCGGGGCTTTATGAATTTGACTCTCAATTTGTGTTAACCGGTATTGATGACCTGCAGGTTTTGTTTAACGAAAAAATTCCCTATAGCGGTTTTGAGCTTATATTAGATGATCCTTCCAAAGCGCCCATGATGGCTCGTACCCTGCAAGATATGCTGCCATATTCGTTTCAGGCTATTGCGTGGGATGAATTAAACGAGGCTTTGTTTAAGGCCATGCAGCTTGAAAAACGTTTGTTTTTTGTGATGATGGGAATTATTTTACTGATTGCCTCTTTTAACATTATTGGAGTGTTGGTGATTTTGTCTATTAAAGTGTTTCCGCAGTTATCGTTATTAAGGGCGTTGGGAGCGTGTAAAAAAGATGTTGGCCGTATTTTAGCACGCGTAGGTTTGTTTATAGGCTTGGGTGGTTTTGTGGTGGGGGCATTTATAGCGCTCATTCTTTTAGAAGGCTTAAAATATTTTCACTTTATTAAACTGGATCCTAAAATTTATTTTGTAGAAACTTTACCGGTAACGTATTCGCCGGTTTTATGGGCTGCAGTTTTTGCATTGTGTATGGTGATTGTGTTGGGTGTTTCCACTCTGGTTGCCACCATTTTAAATAAAAAGGGATCGCTTGTGGAAGGGATGCGTTTTGTATGA